From the Pseudomonas baltica genome, one window contains:
- a CDS encoding SDR family oxidoreductase, translating into MAEPLSLPAVPEPPRGERLKNKVVLLTGAAQGIGEAIVACFAAQQAKLVISDIQAEKVEAVAARFRERGADVQALRADVSQAQDLQAMARRALELHGRIDVLINCAGVNVFRDPLLMTEEDWRRCFAIDLDGAWYGCKAVLPQMIEQGVGSIINIASTHSSHIIPGCFPYPVAKHGLLGLTRALGIEYAPKGVRVNAIAPGYIETQLNVDYWNGFPDPHAERQRALDLHPPRRIGQPLEVAMTAVFLASDEAPFINASCITIDGGRSVLYHD; encoded by the coding sequence ATGGCTGAACCTCTTTCCCTGCCCGCCGTCCCAGAGCCACCCCGTGGTGAGCGCCTGAAAAACAAGGTGGTGCTGTTGACTGGCGCCGCTCAGGGCATTGGCGAAGCGATCGTCGCCTGCTTCGCCGCCCAGCAGGCCAAACTGGTGATCAGCGATATCCAGGCAGAAAAAGTCGAAGCCGTCGCTGCGCGTTTCCGCGAACGCGGTGCCGACGTCCAGGCGTTGCGCGCCGATGTCTCCCAGGCCCAGGATCTGCAGGCCATGGCCCGCCGTGCGCTGGAGCTGCATGGGCGTATCGACGTGCTGATCAACTGCGCCGGCGTCAATGTGTTCCGCGACCCGCTGCTGATGACCGAAGAAGACTGGCGCCGCTGCTTCGCCATCGACCTGGACGGCGCCTGGTATGGCTGCAAAGCGGTGCTGCCGCAGATGATCGAGCAAGGCGTCGGCAGCATCATCAACATTGCCTCGACCCATTCCAGCCACATCATCCCTGGCTGTTTTCCCTATCCGGTGGCCAAGCACGGCCTGCTGGGCCTGACCCGTGCCCTGGGCATCGAGTACGCACCAAAGGGCGTGCGCGTCAACGCCATCGCGCCGGGATACATCGAAACCCAACTCAATGTCGACTATTGGAACGGCTTCCCCGACCCGCACGCCGAACGCCAGCGCGCGCTGGATCTGCATCCACCGCGGCGCATCGGCCAACCGCTCGAAGTGGCCATGACCGCGGTGTTCCTGGCCAGCGACGAAGCCCCCTTCATCAACGCCTCGTGCATCACCATCGATGGTGGCCGCTCGGTGCTTTACCACGACTGA
- a CDS encoding substrate-binding domain-containing protein yields the protein MNRRSFCRTALAVTALSLGGSLFSLASAADPIKIGFLVKQAEEPWFQTEWAFAEKAAKDKGFTLIKIAVPDGEKTLSAIDSLAANGAKGFVICPPDVSLGPAIVAKAKMNDLKVIAVDDRFVDANGKFMEDVPYLGMAAFEVGQKQGSAMVTEAKQRGWDWKDTYAVVNTYNELDTGKKRTDGSVKSLQDAGLPKDHIIYAALKTLDVPGSMDATSSALVKLPSAAKNLIIGGMNDNTVLGGVRATESAGFAAANVIGIGINGTDAIGELKKPDSGFFGSMLPSPHIEGYNTASMMFDWISTGKEPPKYTAMDEVTLITRKNFQQELEKIGLWN from the coding sequence ATGAATCGTCGTAGCTTTTGCCGTACCGCCCTCGCTGTCACCGCCCTCAGCCTGGGTGGCAGTCTGTTCTCGCTGGCCAGTGCCGCCGACCCGATCAAGATCGGTTTTCTGGTCAAACAGGCTGAAGAGCCCTGGTTCCAGACCGAATGGGCCTTCGCCGAAAAAGCCGCCAAGGACAAAGGCTTCACCCTGATCAAGATCGCCGTGCCAGACGGCGAAAAAACCCTCTCGGCCATCGATAGCCTCGCCGCCAACGGCGCCAAGGGCTTCGTCATCTGCCCGCCGGATGTCTCCCTGGGCCCGGCCATCGTGGCCAAGGCCAAGATGAACGATCTCAAGGTGATCGCCGTCGATGACCGCTTCGTCGACGCCAACGGCAAGTTCATGGAGGACGTCCCGTACCTGGGCATGGCTGCCTTCGAGGTCGGCCAGAAGCAAGGCAGCGCCATGGTCACCGAAGCCAAACAGCGCGGCTGGGACTGGAAAGACACCTACGCGGTGGTCAACACCTACAACGAGCTCGACACCGGCAAGAAGCGCACCGACGGCTCGGTCAAATCGCTGCAAGATGCCGGCTTGCCCAAGGACCACATCATCTATGCGGCGCTCAAGACCCTTGATGTGCCCGGCAGCATGGACGCCACCAGCTCCGCGCTGGTCAAGCTGCCCAGCGCGGCGAAGAACCTGATCATCGGCGGCATGAACGACAACACCGTGCTCGGCGGCGTACGTGCCACTGAAAGCGCCGGCTTCGCGGCGGCCAACGTTATCGGCATCGGCATCAACGGCACCGACGCCATCGGCGAGCTGAAAAAACCCGACAGTGGCTTCTTCGGCTCGATGCTGCCCAGCCCGCACATCGAGGGCTATAACACCGCAAGCATGATGTTCGACTGGATCAGCACTGGCAAGGAACCGCCCAAGTACACCGCCATGGATGAGGTCACGCTGATCACCCGCAAGAATTTCCAGCAGGAGCTGGAAAAAATCGGCCTGTGGAATTGA
- the araG gene encoding L-arabinose ABC transporter ATP-binding protein AraG — MQAQLSTPSQPEPMASLSFKGIGKAFPGVQALADISFTAHPGTVHALMGENGAGKSTLLKILGGAYAPSSGHLQIGDRQVNFKSTAESIANGVAVIHQELHLVPEMTVAENLFLGHLPARFGLVNGTELRHRALALLKGLADEIDPQDKVGRLSLGQRQLIEIAKALSRGAHVIAFDEPTSSLSAREIDRLMAIITRLRDEGKVVLYVSHRMEEVFRICNAVTVFKDGRYVRTFEQMSELSHDQLVTCMVGRDIQDIYDYRPRVTGEVMLKVAGLLGPGLSAPVDLQVHQGEVLGLFGLVGAGRTELLRLLSGLTRKTAGSVELAGKALTLRSPRDAIGAGILLCPEDRKKEGILPLASVAENINISARPAHASLGWLLRGEWERSNADKHIRALKVKTPSAGQKMMFLSGGNQQKAILGRWLSMPMKVLLLDEPTRGIDIGAKAEIYQIIHNLAASGIAVIVVSSDLMEVMGISDRVLVLCEGEVRGEVARADANETSLLHMALPRQRH; from the coding sequence ATGCAAGCACAACTCAGTACGCCCTCCCAGCCTGAGCCGATGGCCAGCCTGAGCTTCAAGGGCATTGGCAAGGCCTTCCCGGGTGTGCAGGCCCTGGCCGATATCAGCTTTACCGCCCACCCCGGCACCGTGCACGCGCTGATGGGCGAGAACGGTGCGGGCAAATCGACCCTGCTGAAAATCCTCGGCGGTGCCTATGCGCCCAGCAGTGGCCACCTGCAGATCGGCGACCGGCAGGTGAACTTCAAGTCCACCGCCGAGAGCATTGCCAATGGCGTGGCGGTGATTCACCAGGAGCTGCATCTGGTGCCAGAAATGACCGTGGCCGAGAACCTCTTTCTCGGCCATCTGCCCGCGCGTTTCGGCCTGGTCAATGGCACCGAGCTACGCCATCGCGCGCTGGCCTTGCTCAAGGGCCTGGCCGACGAGATCGATCCGCAGGACAAGGTCGGGCGTCTGTCGCTGGGGCAACGGCAGCTGATCGAAATCGCCAAGGCGCTGTCCCGCGGCGCGCATGTGATTGCTTTCGACGAACCGACCAGCAGCCTGTCGGCGCGGGAAATCGACCGCTTGATGGCGATCATCACCCGCTTGCGTGACGAGGGCAAAGTGGTGCTTTACGTGTCGCACCGCATGGAAGAGGTGTTCCGTATCTGCAACGCCGTCACGGTGTTCAAGGATGGCCGTTATGTGCGCACCTTCGAGCAGATGAGCGAGCTCAGCCACGATCAACTGGTCACCTGCATGGTCGGCCGCGATATCCAGGACATCTATGATTACCGGCCCCGGGTCACGGGCGAGGTGATGCTCAAGGTCGCCGGGCTGCTGGGCCCGGGCCTGTCGGCGCCGGTGGATCTGCAGGTGCACCAGGGCGAGGTACTCGGCCTGTTCGGCCTGGTGGGTGCCGGCCGTACCGAACTGCTGCGCCTGCTCAGTGGCCTGACGCGCAAGACCGCCGGCAGCGTCGAGTTGGCAGGCAAGGCGCTGACGTTGCGTTCACCTCGGGATGCGATCGGCGCGGGCATTCTGCTCTGCCCCGAGGACCGCAAGAAGGAAGGCATCCTGCCGCTGGCCAGCGTCGCCGAAAACATCAATATCAGTGCCCGCCCCGCCCATGCCTCCTTGGGTTGGCTGCTGCGCGGTGAGTGGGAGCGTTCGAATGCGGACAAACACATTCGTGCACTGAAGGTGAAGACGCCTTCGGCCGGGCAAAAGATGATGTTCCTGTCCGGTGGCAATCAGCAAAAAGCCATCCTCGGTCGCTGGTTATCGATGCCGATGAAAGTCCTGCTGCTGGACGAGCCCACCCGCGGCATCGACATCGGCGCCAAGGCCGAGATCTACCAGATCATCCACAACCTGGCGGCCAGCGGTATTGCCGTGATCGTGGTGTCCAGCGACCTGATGGAAGTCATGGGCATCTCCGACCGCGTGCTGGTGCTCTGCGAAGGCGAGGTACGCGGCGAGGTGGCTCGCGCGGATGCCAATGAAACCAGTCTCCTGCACATGGCCTTGCCCCGCCAGCGCCACTGA
- the araH gene encoding L-arabinose ABC transporter permease AraH — MTTQHSALPKPHKSLNLRRFLDDWVMLLAAIGIFVLCTLLIDNFLSPLNMRGLGLAISTTGIAACTMLYCLASGHFDLSVGSVIACAGVVAAVVMRSTNSVFLGVGAALLMGLIVGLINGIVIAKLRVNALITTLATMQIVRGLAYIFADGKAVGISVDKFFVFGNGQLFGVPVPIVITLVCFMFFGWLLNCTTYGRNTMAIGGNQEAALLAGVNVDRTKIIIFAVHGLIGALAGVILASRMTSGQPMIGQGFELTVISACVLGGVSLSGGIGMIRHVIAGVLILAIIENAMNLKNIDTFYQYVIRGSILLLAVVIDRLKQGR; from the coding sequence ATGACTACGCAACACTCTGCGCTGCCCAAACCCCACAAGAGCCTCAACCTGCGGCGCTTCCTCGATGATTGGGTGATGCTGCTCGCGGCCATCGGCATCTTCGTGCTTTGCACACTGCTGATCGACAACTTCCTCTCGCCGCTGAACATGCGCGGGCTGGGGCTTGCCATCTCGACCACCGGCATCGCCGCCTGCACCATGCTCTACTGCTTGGCGTCCGGGCATTTCGACCTTTCGGTGGGCTCGGTGATCGCCTGCGCCGGGGTGGTCGCGGCGGTGGTCATGCGCAGCACCAACAGCGTCTTCCTCGGGGTTGGCGCGGCGCTGCTGATGGGCCTGATCGTCGGCCTGATCAATGGCATCGTGATCGCCAAACTGCGGGTCAACGCGCTGATCACCACGCTGGCGACCATGCAGATCGTCCGCGGCCTGGCGTATATCTTTGCCGACGGCAAGGCGGTGGGCATCTCGGTCGATAAATTCTTCGTGTTCGGCAACGGCCAGTTGTTCGGCGTGCCGGTGCCGATCGTCATCACCCTGGTGTGCTTCATGTTTTTTGGTTGGTTGCTGAACTGCACCACCTACGGCCGCAATACCATGGCCATCGGCGGCAATCAGGAAGCAGCGCTGCTGGCCGGGGTCAATGTCGATCGCACCAAGATCATCATCTTCGCGGTGCACGGGCTGATTGGCGCGTTGGCCGGGGTGATCCTCGCGTCGCGGATGACCTCAGGCCAGCCGATGATCGGCCAGGGCTTCGAGCTGACGGTCATTTCCGCGTGCGTGCTGGGGGGCGTCTCGCTGAGCGGCGGTATCGGCATGATCCGCCACGTGATTGCAGGGGTGCTGATTCTGGCGATCATCGAGAACGCCATGAACCTGAAGAACATCGATACTTTCTATCAGTATGTAATCCGCGGTTCGATCTTGTTGCTGGCGGTGGTCATCGACCGGTTGAAGCAAGGTCGCTAG
- a CDS encoding phosphotransferase — protein sequence MQTLDLPRYMTLREGAEVLEADRSGDKVLRLGDGTVLKLFRRKRLLTSAALYPYAVRFADNCALLAERDIPCPHVLSVYRIKRLASHAAHYDPLPGITLREALTKSENREALRAQLGHFLATLHDKGIYFRSAHLGNIILTPDNQLGLIDCADLRAYKRPLRRNLRVRNFKHVLRLEKDRTLLLEGGGRGFLDAYLQDQQASTAVKLASAIAIPACI from the coding sequence ATGCAGACCCTCGATCTACCCCGCTATATGACGCTACGCGAAGGTGCCGAGGTTCTTGAAGCCGATCGTTCGGGTGACAAAGTGTTGCGTCTGGGCGATGGCACGGTGTTGAAGCTGTTTCGCCGCAAACGTCTGCTGACCTCCGCTGCGCTGTATCCCTATGCAGTACGCTTCGCCGACAACTGCGCGTTGCTGGCTGAACGCGACATCCCTTGCCCACACGTGTTGTCGGTCTACCGGATCAAGCGGCTCGCCAGCCATGCGGCACACTACGACCCGCTGCCGGGTATCACCCTGCGCGAAGCGCTGACCAAGTCCGAGAATCGCGAGGCGTTGCGTGCACAACTGGGGCACTTCCTGGCGACCCTGCACGACAAGGGCATTTACTTCCGTTCCGCGCACCTGGGCAACATCATCCTCACCCCTGACAACCAGCTCGGCCTGATCGACTGCGCCGATCTGCGCGCCTACAAGCGGCCATTGCGGCGTAACCTGCGGGTGCGCAACTTCAAGCACGTCCTGCGCCTGGAGAAGGATCGTACGTTGTTGCTCGAAGGCGGCGGCCGGGGCTTTCTGGATGCTTATCTGCAGGATCAGCAGGCAAGCACCGCCGTGAAACTCGCCTCGGCCATCGCCATCCCGGCGTGCATCTAG
- a CDS encoding lipopolysaccharide kinase InaA family protein, producing MKFIIPPQWQAFLQFNGLNDYEKIWDLSGDWVEPPNYRRGGWSGVCRMNFATPEGSSTNVYLKRQENHGHRTLLHPIRGEGTFVREFRNIRHLRKHQVPTLNPVCFAQCFRDGNLQAMLMTESLEGYRSMEDILYEGEALAMPVPQRRRLLAAVARSVRKMHAAGIQHRCLYPKHLMVKTQGADYEVALIDLEKSRRVFVPFLPGLRDLGTLNRHSGALSRSDRMFFLREYLQGSPMRPYLRWLAGKIDRHSMRKEVTGQKVKGGKLATP from the coding sequence GTGAAGTTTATTATTCCACCGCAATGGCAGGCGTTCCTGCAGTTCAACGGCTTGAACGACTACGAAAAAATCTGGGATTTGAGCGGTGACTGGGTCGAACCGCCGAATTACCGCCGTGGCGGTTGGAGCGGTGTGTGCCGCATGAATTTCGCGACGCCGGAAGGCTCGTCGACCAACGTCTATCTCAAACGACAGGAAAATCACGGCCACCGGACGCTGTTGCACCCGATCCGGGGCGAAGGCACCTTCGTGCGCGAGTTCAGGAACATCCGCCATTTGCGCAAGCACCAGGTGCCCACGCTCAATCCGGTATGCTTCGCTCAGTGCTTTCGTGACGGCAACCTGCAGGCGATGCTCATGACCGAGTCGCTGGAAGGCTATCGCTCGATGGAAGATATCCTGTACGAAGGCGAGGCGCTGGCGATGCCCGTTCCACAGCGTCGACGCCTCTTGGCGGCAGTTGCCCGCAGTGTTCGCAAGATGCACGCTGCCGGCATTCAGCACCGTTGCTTGTACCCCAAGCATCTGATGGTCAAGACGCAGGGCGCCGATTACGAGGTAGCGCTCATTGACCTGGAGAAGTCTCGTCGGGTGTTCGTACCCTTCCTGCCGGGCCTGCGTGATCTGGGTACGCTCAATCGCCACAGTGGGGCCCTGAGTCGTAGCGACCGGATGTTCTTCCTGCGCGAGTACTTGCAGGGCTCGCCGATGCGACCTTACCTGCGCTGGTTGGCGGGCAAGATCGATCGCCATTCCATGCGCAAGGAAGTCACCGGCCAGAAGGTCAAAGGCGGCAAGCTGGCGACGCCATAA
- the queC gene encoding 7-cyano-7-deazaguanine synthase QueC — translation MTTPPAVKKAVILLSGGLDSATVVAMAQAEGYECYTMSFDYGQRHRAELYAAARVARERGVAAHKVIGLDLDGMGGSALTDSSIDVPETLGEGIPVTYVPARNTVFLSLALGWAEVLGARDIFIGVNAVDYSGYPDCRPEFVEAFERLANLATKAGVEGQGFTIQAPLQNMSKADIVKAGIALGVDYSQTVSCYQANDQGQACGKCDSCRLRAEGFANAGVVDPTPYF, via the coding sequence ATGACCACTCCACCTGCTGTAAAAAAAGCCGTGATCCTGCTGTCCGGCGGCCTTGACTCCGCTACGGTGGTCGCCATGGCCCAGGCCGAAGGTTATGAGTGCTACACCATGAGCTTCGACTACGGTCAGCGCCATCGTGCCGAACTGTACGCGGCAGCCCGGGTGGCCAGGGAACGGGGTGTGGCCGCGCACAAGGTCATCGGCCTGGACCTCGATGGCATGGGCGGCTCGGCACTCACCGACAGCAGCATCGATGTTCCTGAAACCCTTGGCGAAGGCATCCCGGTGACCTATGTGCCGGCGCGCAACACCGTGTTTCTGTCGCTGGCGCTGGGCTGGGCCGAAGTGCTCGGGGCTCGGGATATTTTCATCGGCGTCAATGCCGTTGACTATTCCGGCTATCCGGATTGTCGCCCGGAGTTCGTCGAGGCGTTCGAGCGCCTGGCCAACCTGGCGACCAAGGCCGGTGTAGAGGGGCAGGGCTTCACTATCCAGGCGCCATTGCAGAACATGAGCAAGGCTGACATCGTCAAGGCTGGCATCGCCCTTGGCGTCGATTACAGCCAGACCGTTTCCTGCTATCAGGCCAACGATCAAGGCCAGGCCTGCGGAAAGTGCGACAGTTGCCGCCTGCGTGCCGAAGGTTTCGCCAACGCCGGTGTCGTCGATCCGACCCCTTATTTTTGA
- the queE gene encoding 7-carboxy-7-deazaguanine synthase QueE yields the protein MQDTLRITEVFYSLQGETRTAGLPTVFVRLTGCPLRCQYCDSAYAFSGGTVRSLESILEQVASYRPRYVCVTGGEPLAQPNAIPLLKQLCDAGYEVSLETSGALDISKVDPRVSRVLDLKTPGSKESHRNLYDNIGLLTRNDQVKFVLCSREDYDWSVSKMIQYGLADRAGEVLLSPSHHELRPTDLADWIVADNLPVRLQMQLHKYLWNDEPGR from the coding sequence ATGCAAGACACACTACGAATTACCGAAGTCTTTTACTCATTGCAGGGTGAAACACGAACCGCTGGCCTGCCCACCGTTTTCGTGCGCCTGACCGGCTGCCCATTGCGCTGCCAGTATTGCGACAGCGCCTACGCCTTCAGCGGCGGCACGGTACGCAGCCTTGAGTCCATCCTCGAGCAGGTTGCCAGTTACCGCCCGCGCTACGTGTGCGTCACCGGTGGCGAGCCGCTGGCCCAGCCCAACGCTATCCCTTTGCTCAAGCAACTGTGTGATGCGGGTTACGAGGTGTCATTGGAAACCAGCGGGGCCCTGGATATCTCCAAGGTCGATCCGCGGGTCAGCCGCGTGCTGGACCTCAAGACGCCGGGCTCGAAAGAGTCTCATCGCAATTTGTATGACAATATCGGTTTACTGACTCGCAACGATCAGGTCAAGTTCGTCCTCTGCTCGCGTGAAGATTACGACTGGTCGGTCTCCAAGATGATCCAGTACGGGTTGGCTGATCGGGCGGGTGAAGTGCTGTTGTCGCCCAGCCACCACGAGCTGCGACCTACCGATCTGGCCGACTGGATCGTGGCCGACAACCTGCCCGTCAGGTTGCAGATGCAATTGCACAAATATCTTTGGAATGACGAGCCGGGGCGCTGA
- the ybgF gene encoding tol-pal system protein YbgF, with amino-acid sequence MRTCRRAVTILALSLPLMAGAAVPVVDGNGASNGGSNYPPTGYGTSGASAGGGASAPVSAQGELFMQLQQMQEDIARLRGQVEVQQNDIQQLKQEGLQRYQDLDSRIQAGANNAQQQAPAQNSPAGGDINAAGTPAAPADQGAASSEPGDPAKEKLYYDAAFDLIKAKDFDKASQAFSAFLRKYPNSQYAGNAQYWLGEVNLAKGDLQGAGQAFAKVSQLYPKHAKVPDSLYKLADVERRLGHTDRVKPILQQVVTQYPGTSAAQLAQRDLQHM; translated from the coding sequence ATGCGAACGTGCCGCCGTGCTGTAACGATCCTGGCGCTGTCCTTGCCTCTTATGGCAGGTGCAGCAGTTCCTGTAGTCGATGGGAATGGCGCCTCCAATGGGGGCAGCAATTACCCGCCGACGGGTTATGGTACGAGCGGCGCCTCCGCCGGGGGAGGGGCTAGCGCCCCTGTCTCGGCGCAGGGTGAGCTGTTCATGCAATTGCAGCAAATGCAGGAAGACATTGCCCGCTTGCGCGGTCAGGTCGAAGTCCAGCAAAACGATATTCAGCAGCTGAAACAAGAAGGGCTGCAGCGTTATCAGGACCTCGACAGTCGTATACAGGCTGGCGCCAACAATGCTCAGCAGCAGGCTCCCGCACAGAATTCTCCAGCCGGTGGCGATATCAACGCCGCAGGCACTCCGGCCGCTCCCGCTGATCAAGGCGCGGCGAGCAGTGAGCCGGGCGATCCGGCGAAGGAAAAGCTCTATTACGATGCTGCCTTCGATCTGATCAAGGCCAAGGACTTCGACAAGGCCAGCCAGGCCTTCTCCGCGTTCTTGCGCAAATACCCTAACAGCCAGTATGCCGGTAACGCTCAGTACTGGTTGGGTGAGGTCAACCTCGCCAAGGGCGATCTGCAGGGTGCTGGCCAGGCCTTTGCCAAGGTCAGTCAGCTCTATCCCAAGCATGCCAAGGTACCGGATTCGCTGTACAAGCTCGCTGACGTAGAGCGTCGGCTGGGCCACACTGATCGGGTTAAGCCGATTCTGCAGCAGGTAGTGACCCAATATCCGGGCACTTCTGCCGCGCAACTGGCGCAGCGCGACCTGCAACATATGTAA
- the pal gene encoding peptidoglycan-associated lipoprotein Pal, translating into MEMLKFGKFAALALAMAVAVGCSSKGGDNAGQSAAVDPNAGYGANTGAVDGSLSEEAALRAITTFYFEYDSSDLKPEALRALDVHAKDLKASGAKVVLEGNTDERGTREYNLALGERRAKAVQRYLVLQGVSPAQLEVVSYGEERPVATGNDEQSWAQNRRVELRK; encoded by the coding sequence ATGGAAATGCTGAAGTTTGGTAAGTTCGCTGCGCTGGCCCTGGCCATGGCAGTAGCTGTAGGTTGCTCGTCCAAAGGTGGTGACAACGCTGGCCAAAGCGCCGCTGTTGATCCTAACGCTGGTTACGGTGCAAACACCGGCGCCGTTGACGGCAGCCTGAGCGAAGAAGCTGCTCTGCGCGCGATCACCACTTTCTACTTCGAATACGACAGCTCGGATCTGAAACCAGAAGCCCTGCGCGCTCTGGACGTTCACGCTAAAGACCTGAAAGCTAGCGGCGCCAAAGTCGTTCTGGAAGGTAACACCGACGAACGTGGTACTCGCGAGTACAACCTGGCACTGGGCGAGCGTCGCGCCAAAGCTGTTCAGCGTTACCTGGTACTGCAAGGCGTTTCGCCAGCTCAGCTGGAAGTCGTTTCGTACGGCGAAGAGCGTCCAGTTGCTACCGGCAACGACGAGCAGTCCTGGGCTCAAAACCGTCGCGTCGAACTGCGTAAGTAA
- the tolB gene encoding Tol-Pal system beta propeller repeat protein TolB has protein sequence MASADEKNILVTSGSDRATPIAVVPFGWQGGSVLPEDMAEIIGNDLRNSGYYSPIPKQNMISQPTQASEVVFRDWKALSAQYVMVGSIVPAGGRLQVSYALFNVATEQPVLTGSVSGSTDQLRDMSHYIADQSFEKLTGIKGAFSTRILYVTAERFSENNTRYTLQRSDYDGARAVTLLQSREPILSPRYAPDSKRIAYVSFEQRRPRIFLQHIDTGRREQLTNFDGLNGAPAFSPDGNRLALVLSKDGNPEIYVMDLNTRALTRVTNSPGIDTEPFWGKDGNTIYFTSDRGGKPQIYKQSVGGGNAERVTFIGNYNANPKLSADEKTLVMIHRQDGFTNFKVAAQDMARGSVKVLTDSSLDESPTVAPNGTMVIYATRQQGRGVLMLVSLNGRVRLPLPTAQGEVREPSWSPYLN, from the coding sequence ATGGCGTCAGCCGATGAAAAGAACATCCTGGTCACCAGCGGCAGTGACCGTGCGACGCCGATCGCGGTCGTACCCTTCGGTTGGCAGGGCGGCTCCGTGCTGCCAGAGGACATGGCCGAGATCATCGGCAATGACCTGCGCAACTCGGGTTACTACTCGCCGATTCCAAAGCAGAACATGATCAGCCAGCCGACCCAGGCCAGCGAAGTCGTGTTTCGTGACTGGAAAGCGCTGAGCGCCCAATACGTGATGGTCGGCAGCATCGTGCCAGCCGGCGGTCGCCTGCAGGTGTCCTACGCTTTGTTCAACGTCGCCACCGAGCAGCCTGTGCTGACCGGCAGCGTGTCGGGCAGCACCGATCAGTTGCGCGACATGTCGCACTACATCGCCGACCAATCGTTTGAAAAACTCACCGGCATCAAAGGTGCGTTCTCCACGCGCATCCTTTATGTGACGGCCGAGCGTTTCTCCGAGAACAACACCCGCTATACCCTGCAGCGCTCCGACTATGACGGTGCTCGTGCAGTCACCCTGCTGCAATCGCGCGAGCCGATCCTGTCGCCGCGTTATGCACCGGACAGCAAGCGTATTGCCTATGTGTCGTTCGAGCAGCGTCGCCCACGCATCTTCCTCCAGCATATCGATACCGGTCGCCGCGAACAGCTGACCAACTTCGATGGCCTCAACGGTGCCCCGGCGTTCTCGCCCGATGGCAACCGCCTGGCGCTGGTGCTGTCCAAGGACGGCAACCCGGAGATCTACGTGATGGACCTCAACACCCGTGCGCTGACTCGTGTTACCAACAGCCCGGGCATCGACACCGAACCGTTCTGGGGTAAAGATGGCAACACCATCTATTTCACCTCCGACCGTGGCGGCAAGCCGCAGATCTACAAACAGTCGGTCGGTGGTGGCAATGCTGAACGTGTTACTTTCATTGGTAACTACAACGCCAACCCTAAACTTTCGGCGGATGAAAAGACTCTGGTCATGATCCACCGTCAGGATGGCTTCACCAATTTCAAGGTGGCAGCACAAGATATGGCTCGTGGGAGCGTAAAAGTGCTCACAGATTCAAGTCTTGATGAGTCGCCTACTGTTGCGCCCAACGGCACCATGGTAATCTACGCCACCCGCCAGCAGGGCCGGGGAGTCTTGATGCTCGTGTCCCTTAACGGACGCGTAAGGCTCCCGCTTCCTACCGCTCAAGGCGAAGTCAGAGAACCGTCCTGGTCCCCTTACCTGAACTGA